The following are encoded in a window of Alosa sapidissima isolate fAloSap1 chromosome 10, fAloSap1.pri, whole genome shotgun sequence genomic DNA:
- the trim35-28 gene encoding tripartite motif containing 35-28, producing the protein MADPDDITDRPSALEEDLTCPICRSLFQNPVLLSCTHSFCKDCLDQAWKGKTRKECPVCRTNCIAEPIINRALKAACESFQKGCRVPGLGKLVCGMHNREFVLFCVKDEAPVCVECLNLHPGHDLLPLDQGVPVCKGELNVKVSILEEKVESFKRMKKRYLDTIAFIQNQSETAEKLIRQEVERLREVLKKDEEARVLALKKEEEQKKQAIKEKVAILDKDLKDLKDLIDDTRKEMGGEDLDLLLNFNKLKHSAKWTDEGPQRDQAELIHVAKHTGSVGYKIWEKMLSQVECLPVIMDPNTISPWLSITPEFNSVKENKERQAFPDNLERFDPCVFVLGSEGFGAGRHRWDVYVGDNPKWILGVCKESVARKRKFTVTTNSGVWTIGLSKGVYSALTTPRTELKVDRRPETIRVKLNMDKGQVSFWDADNGCHLLTYTDKFPNRVYPLFGPGLHSTPMAIKPSKVTIHQQ; encoded by the exons ATGGCTGATCCAGATGACATTACCGATAGACCGTCTGCGCTGGAAGAAGATTTGACCTGCCCTATATGTAGAAGTCTGTTCCAGAACCCAGTACTGTTGTCCTGTACGCATAGTTTCTGTAAAGACTGTTTGGACCAGGCCTGGAAGGGTAAAACGAGGAAGGAGTGTCCGGTATGTAGGACCAACTGTATTGCGGAGCCCATCATTAACCGCGCTTTGAAGGCTGCCTGCGAGAGCTTCCAGAAAGGATGTCGTGTGCCGGGGCTTGGgaagctggtgtgtggtatgCACAATCGCGAGTTTGTGCTCTTTTGCGTAAAAGACGAAGCACCTGTGTGCGTAGAGTGTCTAAACCTTCACCCGGGGCACGACCTTCTTCCGCTGGACCAGGGTGTCCCTGTTTGTAAG GGCGAGTTGAACGTAAAAGTTAGCATCTTGGAGGAAAAGGTGGAATCTTTCAAAAGGATGAAAAAGCGATATTTGGATACAATTGCATTCATACAG AACCAATCAGAGACTGCTGAGAAGCTGATCAGGCAGGAGGTTGAGCGCCTTCGTGAGGTCCTGAAGAAGGACGAGGAGGCAAGAGTCCTGGCcctgaagaaggaggaggaacagAAGAAGCAAGCCATCAAAGAGAAGGTGGCGATCCTGGACAAAGACCTCAAGGACCTCAAGGACCTTATTGATGACACCAGAAAGGAAATGGGAGGAGAGGACCTGGACTTGCTCCTg AACTTCAACAAACTGAAGCATAG TGCAAAATGGACAGACGAGGGCCCACAAAGGGACCAGGCTGAGCTCATTCACGTGGCCAAGCACACCGGATCTGTGGGCTACAAGATCTGGGAGAAGATGCTGTCCCAAGTGGAGTGCT TGCCCGTGATCATGGACCCTAACACCATCTCGCCCTGGCTGAGCATCACCCCTGAGTTCAACAGCGTGAAGGAGAACAAGGAGCGACAGGCCTTCCCGGACAACCTGGAGCGCTTCGACCCATGCGTGTTCGTGCTGGGCTCGGAGGGCTTTGGCGCCGGACGCCACCGCTGGGACGTGTACGTGGGCGACAACCCCAAGTGGATCCTGGGCGTCTGCAAGGAGTCGGTGGCACGCAAGCGCAAGTTCACCGTCACCACCAACAGCGGCGTGTGGACCATCGGCCTGAGTAAGGGCGTCTACAGCGCCCTGACCACGCCACGCACCGAGCTGAAGGTGGACCGCCGCCCCGAGACCATCCGGGTCAAGCTCAACATGGATAAGGGCCAGGTGTCCTTCTGGGATGCGGACAACGGCTGCCACCTCCTCACCTACACCGACAAGTTCCCCAACCGTGTATACCCTCTGTTCGGGCCCGGCTTGCACAGCACACCCATGGCCATCAAGCCCTCCAAGGTCACCATTCACCAGCAGTAG